One Dreissena polymorpha isolate Duluth1 chromosome 9, UMN_Dpol_1.0, whole genome shotgun sequence genomic window carries:
- the LOC127844981 gene encoding ileal sodium/bile acid cotransporter-like — MACPVKLFVFFVLNCLLSLYGSVSGNNASEIESFGAEVNTSHNLPFLIKEREEKLMSFTLRNYRGEVFRIVPVSDNIDIADVRANMTDTLEPFSSMNFTAKVKGNFLGRVVMKLFINTTPVTEEDMYDLANSEGKESGMEWYELPEKYDITVSRDESALSHSFTGIIIILVCLANVAMGCKTELAVVKEVLQKPIGPLTGMFSQFVLMPLIALGVIFAFEFDPANALGFFALSCAPGGAASNAYSYLLAGDVSLSVTMTLCSTLLSLGMIPLWLFTVGSKMLYHTTLEIPYMSICTSLIGLLIPVAIGMLLQWRKPNWAKYVVKAIRPFMIIFFIFIFTVGVYANLYIFTLMRNKPEILLAGALVPYMGFVFGGLTAIVTRQSWRNIRTIAIETGIQNTGIAIVLLKVSLPPPDNDISIVAPIAAAIFTPIPMVAAIIGYEIYKRCYKKKHVAYLDDHEGESENEIVKDTTEHHYVELKENNNVHVGI; from the exons ATGGCGTGCCCAGTTAAactgtttgtattttttgttttgaattgcCTGCTGTCACTGTATGGAAGCGTCTCTGGAAATAACGCGAGTGAAATAGAGTCGTTCGGTGCTGAAGTAAACACCTCTCACAACTTACCATTTTTGATCAAAGAACGTGAAGAAAAACTGATGTCATTCACGCTGAGGAACTACAGAGGCGAGGTTTTTAGGATTGTTCCAGTGTCTGATAATATCGACATTGCAGATGTAAGAGCAAATATGACAGACACTTTGGAGCCATTTTCTAGCATGAATTTCACTGCCAAGGTCAAAGGCAACTTTCTCGGACGTGTAGTGATGAAATTGTTCATCAATACCACCCCGGTTACTGAGGAAGATATGTACGACCTGGCAAATTCTGAGGGAAAAGAAAGTGGCATGGAATGGTATGAACTGCCGGAGAAGTATGACATCACAGTGAGTCGAGATGAGAGTGCCCTCAGTCATTCGTTTACAGGGATCATTATCATACTGGTGTGTCTGGCTAATGTGGCAATGGGCTGCAAGACAGAGTTGGCTGTGGTGAAAGAAGTCCTACAGAAACCCATCGGACCTCTCACTGGAATGTTCTCACAATTTGTTCTAATGCCGTTG ATAGCTCTAGGGGTGATCTTTGCCTTTGAGTTTGATCCTGCCAATGCTCTGGGATTCTTTGCCCTGTCCTGTGCTCCGGGTGGAGCAGCCAGCAATGCTTACTCCTATCTGCTAGCTGGGGATGTCTCTCTAAGCGTTACCATGACTTTGTGCAGTACACTGCTCTCTCTAG GTATGATACCGCTGTGGCTGTTCACGGTGGGCAGCAAGATGTTGTACCACACCACCCTGGAAATTCCCTACATGAGCATTTGTACTTCCCTGATCGGCCTGCTCATTCCAGTGGCCATCGGCATGCTGCTCCAGTGGCGCAAACCAAACTGGGCAAAGTACGTCGTCAAGGCTATCCGTCCCTTCATGATTATTTTCTTCATCTTCATTTTCACCGTTGGCGTGTACGCCAATCTCTACATCTTTACCCTGATGCGAAACAAGCCAGAGATTCTTCTAGCGGGCGCTCTTGTTCCGTACATGGGGTTTGTCTTTGGAGGCTTGACGGCTATCGTAACCAGACAGAGCTGGCGCAACATTCGAACCATCGCCATTGAGACGGGGATCCAGAACACAGGCATAGCGATAGTGCTACTGAAGGTCTCTTTGCCCCCACCTGACAACGATATCAGCATTGTGGCACCAATTGCAGCAGCCATCTTCACACCCATACCAATGGTTGCTGCTATCATTGGCTATGAGATCTACAAGCGCTGCTACAAGAAGAAGCATGTGGCGTATCTCGATGATCATGAGGGAGAGAGCGAGAATGAGATTGTCAAGGATACGACTGAGCATCACTACGTTGAGTTGAAGGAGAACAACAATGTTCATGTTGGTATTTAG